The genomic window attttttaaaatttcccttaaaattagataatgaaaaatgatatctgaATCCACAAATATCtttatgtacatattttaaaagtaaagattAATATATAAGAAATTCAACATTCTACTTTCATAGCTGTTTGAATTGTGTTTCCTAAATAACTTTCTTTTATACTTTTCTATGTGTTAAAAGTATATCAGTGATCTTTTTTTCCCTGTTTCTTCAATAGGCAATAATATCACCAGCTCTCCTCCCCTTAtcaataaagaaaggaaagcacAATCCTTGAACAAATAAAtgtagataagaaaaataaatccatgcaTTTCTGAATACAAATATGTCTCTTTTGTTATAATGGTGAAACAATTTATTTAGCAAGGCATATAGTTTCAGGAACAGAGTCAAAGGCTCTTGGAGGCACAAACACATTGACAATTGGTTTCTATATAGTTAATATACAatctggagagagagaaaagtaggaAAAACAGGATTTAGGGATAGATACATCTCATTTCATATTGATGGAGGGGATTGAGAGACACTGAGGTGAAAGGGAAAGTAATAGTCTTATGACATATCTTAAGTgacaatgaaaggaagaaaatctgTGATTCCATATTTCTGGCTATCTAACATCTTCCCCAATCTCTACCCCAAAGGGAAAAATTGAGCGAATACAAGCAGGTTTTCCATGTCTTTCTATGTCATATAACAATTCCAAAATCAAGTGACTTTGAGACAATACTTTACAAAATGGTGGATAAAGGGCAAAATGGAATGAATCATGCTATTTTCAATGTTACATTCTCCCCTTTGACCCTGAGGTTCTCAGTTCCCAGGATCAATTATTCAAATGTTTTATCCATTAGACTACTATTAGTATTTTACCTTAAGGAGCATTATAGGAACAGAAAGAGTAGAAGCAGTCATGATCTCGAATACTCTAAATGAAGTCTGTAGGGGAACTGAGTCAAGCTACAGATCAAACCACTTAAAGGGCTCACCATGGACTTATTTTAAAGGAGAGATTTACATATCAGCAAGGTAATAAAAAAACTGAGTAAAAATATACACTTTGAGACGAAAAGTTGAAGTGATTAAATGGCAGccatcaatattaaataatatcaagactcCTCATAAGTTGGTAAGTCATTATAAATATCCACTTAATCAGCACATTTCATTTTGAGTCCCAGATATTCCATGAAGTTGTATGGTACCTCAAATCACCTTCCCTTGGACAGTCTGGAATAGTTCTCATTCTCAGGGCAGGTCTGAATGGAAACTTCtcttaagaaaagaaaactgtTTCTCTAGGTTTAAGTCACTTGCAGGGATTCCTGGGTAATTCTGATAAAAATCTACCAACTACAAGACAACATAATTTAATACAACCTCTGAAATTTGGTTTTCCATCAACAGGAAAACCAACTGAAGCTTTATGGTTCTGATACTATTAATGGCAAAGctataagaaaaataacaaataaaaacccATATTTTATCTTAAACTTCTGAGGATTTCAGTTTATAAGTaccatttattataattatctttATCTTAACCCTGCATAccatatatattctattttcaaTAGACTGAAAgaagaatgttaaaaaacaaaacataagaaACTAACTCAGGAAAATTagcccttctgtctcttaaaatTATCAGATACttcaaaatatgaaaatcatttcattttctttactatTATCACTGCAATTTTACTAGACCTTattaatgtaaaaaatggagacttgaacccaggactccagtccccagaagtccttgctcacttcccagaatgctttgtaatcgcactgaattctcacctgggtgagatcacaaattattatttaaaggagttctccacctactgaagggtctttcctgtttccacttgcaagcaaagggctctttcatgatgtaggtgaggttaaaatgggcctcttggcccacctagcatgtgcttctcttacttgtatattctcaaattctcaacctttaataaaactctaaaaatataatactccttgcagagagaaactaatttctacctgcctcagtttcccccaaattttaatcataacattaaTGAAGCATAGTCAAAACATgttgatatatacacatatatatgggaAAATAATCAGATCCTGTTGCTTTCTTAAAATTTACTTCTCTTtcattagaatatatatatatatatatttctcatattCCCATCTCTTGATGATATTATCCCCATGTTAccttgaaaaaaataagatacttTAAGGACCCAACCTTATAAGTGTGGAAGGAAATTTAAactccctttgtttattttaacttaatcaggaACTTGGACTTTTCctccctttgttttaatttaattaaccaGGGTCCTGGAGGTCTTTTTACCATAGAGATATGTAAGGATAGACAGGCCCTCAGAGAAAAGAAGTTGAAACGAAGGCAATGGGAAGTGGATTCCACAGgcacttccccctgggcagtgctaggcaagtTAAAGAACTATGTATGATTGGTTCCTATGAAGTGGGAGAGCTAGTGATTGGAGAAAAGTGCTTATAAAAGCCAGCCCAAGTACTACTAGAGATTCTTCCTGTATTGCTTGCACTCTTGCTCGAGGGAGACTCTTGCTCTGTTGAGGCTTACACCTGTACACATTCTTCCTGTGTTGGTGGCATTCTGGCTGGAGACTCTTTCCTTGTGGGTTTGTGATACACTTGGATGAAGGTACTCTCTTGGGCTGGTAACATTCTGGGTTTCAGACTTGGGCACTGATTGAAGCAGCTCTCTCTTGGGCTGGTgagactcttgctgaagagactaccaTGACTTCCACCTGCAGATTGGAACCTGGAGGTTGAGACTCTCCCACTCTTGGGgctggagattggaactttgttgggGGGTAATCTGGGATTTCATTATATCAcacttagggtggtaggctagacaaCTCCCTATCTTCTTCCTACATTTTCCTCcttactatctctaccttgctgtaataaagcttcTGAAGTCACTAAAAGTCTCATGACTTAGTGTTTGATTATTATAAATGGCGATCAAAATTTTTTATAACTATTACAATTTAACTACAccatttttaactcttacataagtaaatatataattgTTACTTAGTGGATGGAAATGCCAagaactcatttatttatttgcttcagATATAAAATTGACTACAAGTTCAGTTTAAAATAGTAAATCCTTCATGTTTTTATCCTATTGTAACTCAGATGTATCAGTATTAATCTATAAAATAGTATGTTTCATAATGCAATGACCAACTTCCAGTGTTTACTTGACTGGGATATAAAAATTTACtgtgaaaggaaaaaggagagacatGGTTATAACtatcaaaatgattcattcaaAGGCATAGATTGATCTGACACAAGCTATAACAGGAGAAAACCTTCTTAGCTATTTGATTCCAGGCAAAAGTCATAGTTAAAATCTAGTCACATAGCAAAAATTTTACATAATCCATAGATTATCAGTGTCAGGATCAAAATCAAGTAGATGAGAAATTTTCCTgttcataaaggaaataacaaaatggGGACACAGAATCAAGATCAGCCTAATGTAtgaatttaacataaattttaCCTACTTATTCCATTTGAAAGCTGATTCTTGATACCAGTCCCACCCTTTTACTGGCCACATGTGTATGGCTACATGAAGTTCTAGGCTGGCATTGATGGAAGTCCTTGTGCAATAGGTGATGGGAACTGAAGTCAGAACTCAGGACCCAGACTGAAGTTTTAGCCTGTCCAATCAGAGAATCCTAGGGGAAGTGGTGAAAATGAGTTctataaaggaataaagaggaagtgatagctctctctctttctagacTTGagcccctctctcttccttctctggaagGAACCAATTTATCTCACTGACTCATCTTGAATTCAGCTTCTTTTGGAGCTCAGCCTGGGCAATgagaaaggttttttttgttttgttttgttttgtttttttaattagggtAGTTTGGTGATACTGgtgatctctctctgtctctcatttttactaataattatatattaatttacagTCTTCAGaggattttaataattatattacctCAGCCCATGTCAAAGTCATCTGCTCAACTTTTTCTAGAGACAGACATATAAAAGTTCTGATATTATACTCCCTTTAGACAGCATGTGATATTTCTCTTGAATTGGCTTAATGATAACTATTGGCTTAATGATaatatagaccagtgatggtaaacctatggtaCACATGCCACCTTCCcacccagtttgttactagaaaggcagagggactcaggtggagctattcccctccccctctccactgtgccttgatggcattttttcacttcacctgctcctctgctcagcagtccaatgggatcacttcctccttcccctgtctggggtgagGTGGGCAGCTCATAGACAGCAGAGTTGGAGGGGTGCAGAGTGTTTGGGCTACTCCCACCCTCTATGAGTACTGAGTACATTCCTCACTTCTCCCATTCCTctgcccaatgggaatgctttctccctcccctgtgtagggAAAGGGGGGAATAGGAGGGTCAGGTCAGAGTATATATAAGGATATCTTATTTATCCCTCATTTATAAGAATAATTGCCTTCTGAAATTTCATGCATACAATGAATACATGCTATTTGGCTCAAAACCTCAGAAAAATTCTTACTGTAGTAAGTCTTCAATTGCCTATATTGCCTATTCATCCTTAAGGAAATATTTAAGTCTTTCATTATAAGATCTATTGTTAATAAGTTGGATCATAAGTTATAACTCTAATACATACTATTTActatcaaatataattttatgatatttGTAAATGATAGTCAAATAATCTATCATTtcaaactccctctttgctctaAGCAAAACTATAAGTCCCTCACTTTGGCTGTGGTCAAAATTTCTCAAACTTCAGTACTTTAGAATTTTGTCACGAAGTCTTTAAAACTTTTTGTATATGTcattattatctttcttttgtctGTGAGGAAAATAGTCCTTTTGCAATTCTTCATTTACTTCTAATCCCCCATTCTaataaaatgcttaaaaataGCCTTGCGTATCTGTTTGGTCTTcacactgtagataatagggttGAGAACAGGTGGAATGAGGAGGAAGATGTTGGCCATCATGGTGTGTATGAAAGGGGGTGCCTTCTGACCATATCGGTGCACTAGAGACAAGCTGACAAGGGGAATATAGAAAATGGCAACTGCACTAATATGGGAGACACATGTATTAAAAGCCTTTTGTCGCTCCTCAGGGGATGCAATACTGAGCACTGAACGAATGATCATAACATAGGAGATGAGAATACAAGGACAGTCAATACCTGTTGTTGAAAAAAGGGCAAAAAGTCCCATGATGCTGTTGATCCTGTGGTCATTGCATGACAGCTTGATCACATCCACATGGTAGCAATAAGAGTGAGAAAGAACCTTTGACTGACAAAATGACAGTCTTTTGACAAGAAGTACTACTGGAATCATGACTGCAACATCTCTTACAAGCATGCCCACACCAATTTGAGCAATCTTGGTGTTTGTTAGAATGGTGGCATAATGAAGTGGGGCACAGATTGCCACAAAGCGGTCAAAGGCCATGGCTAGGAGCACACCAGACTCCATGAATGTTAGTCCATGGAGGAAAAACATTTGGATTATGCAGGCATCAAGGTTGATCTCTCTTTTATTGAACCAGAAAACTCCCAGTGTGGTGGAGAGAGTGCAGATAGACAGGCCCATATCAGTGGCTGAGAGCATGGCAAGGAAATAGTACATGGGCTCATGGAGACTTTGTTCATGGATCACCACAAACAAGATCATGCTGTTCCCGGAGAGGGCAATGGCATACAGGAGGCAGATGGGAATGGAGATCCACATTTGAGGGGCTCCAAGGCCAGGAATTCCAGTCAACAAAAAAATCAATGGCTGGGAACTGGTATTATTGAAAGATGACATGGTAGGCTGAGGAGACAGGAGTAAATAATGAAATTTCATACCTTAAAAAACACCAGGTTATCATTTAAGCATACAGTTTATCCTCACCCAAAGGATACTTTAGGGTATTTCTTTCTACATGTTTATATGTTGATGGCTTGATTATGTAGGTGATTTTACTTTATGTATCTTATGACCAGAGGATTCTTATCATAGTTGAATACACACAGGACATACCTTCTCTATTTATTGTCAACTTTATCAGAAACAAACCCTATAGAAGACTTGTTCCTATAGattgtctcttcttttttcttttgcttctataGTATATTCACCAAAATTTTGTGCATAATAATGTCTTGTTCTCATTTGCTTGTTGATTTTAAGCCTGGGTCTCCCAATATTATCCACATTTGAATTGTGGTCTACTCATGGGCACAACTCCACTACTAATCAGTACAGGGAAGTTAACTTGTTTCATCTTAACTTGGATCAGTTGATGACTCCTTGGGAAACTTGTTTGATCCTTCACTCTTAGTATCTCAATATATTGACTTTAGTCTTAGTGCAGACATTCAATTGGCTTAGCCTACCATGGCTTAGAACACCTAAGTTCAATAAATTCATCAGGCTGTTACCTTGGTATGTGTGATTATAAGCCTATGCTATGTCTGGAAACAATACCATGCTATTTGAATCACTTGTGAGGAGAtatctaattaataataattttcataagaaagctatttatttaaaataggagaaagaaaaatggttaATGCTGTTTCTACTATGAATGTAAATTCAAATATAGTACTTCCTTGGATATACTTGGAATATTCTGAGGAACCAATTCTGAAACAAACATTTGCTACCAACACCTACTCTTGAACTTTCAGTCTAGGTCTTCAGCACACAATGGGGAGACACATAAGAAATTGTCTCTAGAGTAAACATTTTGAAAGTAGTTTCATAGATGACTGGCTTGTTGGGGCTTCTGCTTAATATTCTATTTTCCTATGAGACTAAAACTGAAGGCATGGATCATCATTATTCATAGAATTATAGGCTTTTTAGAGGTGGAAGAATCTGGGAGTTAGTCAAGTTCAGTTCTTCATTCACTACATTAATcaaatttaaaacattctttttagGTTACTGTCCAGATTTTCCTTCATAAAGTCTAGGATGGAAGAGCAATTACTTGAAAaatctcattttcagatgaattaGGGAATTGACTGATATTatccaggaaaagagaagactgactaaggataaaataaaaatttcatggaATTTAAGgctatctcaaaaaaaaaagatgtagatAGAGCTGGTTTCTTTTGCTTTATGGGGATAATTCAGAAATTTGGGTGGAAGTTACAGGGATAGAGCTTTCTGTTAAATTTAAGGTAATATGTTAAAAGAGTATAGAAAATCATTAGTAGGATGAGATGCCTCATGAGTTCTCCATTCATTGAAATTCTCAGACATGATGGACAACTATATGTCATGGATGTCAAGAAGCTTTTTATGAGTTGAAAGTAGgactatattatcatataatagatTAGGAACTACAAGAGACCTCAGAAACCATTTAGTTTAGAGGTTGTTTGCCTGGGGACCTGTAACAGATTTCAAGTAGTACACAAACTTTTATGGAGAGAAATGTGTCTTTATTAGAATATAATGTGtttcatttgtagttttctatacaaaagacattttaaagaacatttaaatatattctaaaaATGAGTTTATAGAATTCACCTCATTGCCATTGGAGTATATGTCACATACATTAACTAAGAATCCCCCTTCTATTTCaagtcttcattttacaaatgggaaaactaaggcccaaagaggttaattgacttcaCCAAAGTCACCAGGTAGTAAATCTTCAAACTGGGATTTTCATCTTGTAATTACAGAACCATtgctatttattctatatatgatTTAAATAGGCTATAATATTAATGTCCAAATATTAGattttaattgttagaaagtaTCTTCTAATATTTTGCCCAAATTTTCAACCTTGTAACacctattatttttaattcttgccTCTGGATCTATCTGCCCATTTGCATTTGCATATAAGTCCTTCATTTATAGAAATAactacatttttttctcatttaccaACCAATCAAACAATCAACAACAATCTCTTTGAGgttaaaaaaatatccttttcATTCAGTCAGGCCTTATATAACAATTTACCTCCCTCTACATGTCCTATATATTATCAAtgtctcttttaatttttcttgctcAAAAATTAACATAAGCAAGCCTACAGGTATACTCAGAGCATAGTAAAAACATCTATTGTAATATTTTCAATATGTTTGGAATTTTTTCTAGATCTCATAACTCCTTTCCTACAGATTAGATAATTTAGAGGAAAAATCCAACTATACATTATATCATAATAGTATAAACGTGTATGGCTTGTCATCATTTGGTATCAAAAAGATTTGGATATTTTAATAGACTTCAGTTTCATTATGTTACATGACAGAGCAGCTAACCACACAAACTAATaacaactattaaaaaaatagacaacCACATTCAAGCTCTTAGTCTTAGCCTTCATACATAGAAGTTTAGCATATAGAGTTAGGAACATCACATTACTATTACATTATACCACGATCAGCTGCTCTGTTCTATTCTGTGTTGGGAGTCACATTCTAAACAAGGATGCTGACAAACAAGTGTGTAAGCGACCAAGATGGTGAGGGAAGTAGAGACTATTTTGTATGATGATTGAAAGTAGAGGTGTTAAAAAGAGAAGTAGGAGTATTTATCATGGAAAAGAAAAGTATGGGGGCATGTTAATGTTTGAAatactttcatatttttaaatgattattgtcCCACTGAATCTTAAATGGCAGAACTCTGAGCAATGGATAGAAATTGAAGAGTGACAGTTTTGattcaatataaaaaaattaaataaaagcttGCTATATACAAGAGTAGAATGGATTATCAAAGGGGAATTAAGTTTTCTGTATTAGAGGTCTTCAAGTGGAGTGTACATAACCAATTACTGTGTACGTGGTAGAAGAGATTCCAGATCAGGTAGAATTGAACTAGAGGACCTTTGAGGCCAACTCTAGACCTAAGAGTTTCTGAATTCAAAGGGAGACAGGTATTGAAGATATCCATTGTGTTCCCATAtggaggtttttctttttttttttttaagaacttatATTATTCTGGATTTCTCAGGACACTGAGAGGACTAAAGAAGCAAAAGCCAGGTCTAGTCAAAATAGCAATGAAATTAACTTACTTTGGATCCCCAACTCATCTCTTCTGCATCCTTCACCTCTTAAGTGAGACTTCCCTTGTGTGAAAGAACCCAGTGTTGCCCTGTGCTCTACCATTTCCACTAACTACAGCAAGTAACATTGAACCAAATTAGAAGCAAGGATCACTAAAATGTCCATAAGTCTTCCTGGAGGTTActtattgacatagaaaaatgaatattaacaaaattaaGTTCTGttgtatttatattcattttgataaacatttccctattatattatgttattatttaatCTGGTTCTGGAATACTTAGAATTGCATCAGGCATTGTGGAGGAGGGGCAGGGTTTCAGAAGAGTGCCCTATATTTTTGCCCTATTCTCACCCACTGCCTGAGTAATCTCTATATATTACATTCACTTTATTATGATTGTCACTGCCTGTGTTTCCATATGTAGGGAGCTGTGGTGTTTTGGATTGATTTCTAATTGTATATCAAAAGACTTTTCAGAGAATAAAGGATTTCAGGAGCAATATTATTATAAAGATGAATATTAGCCCcaagaaaagtagagaaaatatACTTCCTcctcttatatgtatatattagagACTATAGGTTTTGAACATTGCCTATACTGAAATAAAGTGTTAATATGCTAAAAATTTGTTGaactacattttttctttcttttaaaaatctatcttattgcagaggaaaaaaaacaggaaatatgTGGAAATCAAGATCacataaaaacaaatatgaatgGAGACATGTATGTAGACATGAATGAATACATGTTtgcatatgcatgtgtatttGAATAAAGAATTCAGTCcaaaatttagattaaaaaaagagaaaatttcccaTTTTGTATTTCCAAATATCCAGCTACTTGATATTATATGGTTTAAACAGCTAAATAGTGAAtgaaattcttccattttatttgagatttacAGTTTGATGTCACAAATCTGGTACCTATATGACTTTAACTGTTTGTTCTTGAACATAAAGATAGGAATTTATACCTAAAATATATTCCAGGTTAATGACcaacaataatgtaaatggaaagaacaattacaaaacaattaaaaagagcattgcaaaattacaaagaacatgTTTTGTACTTAGGAAGAGCCATGGAATTTCATTTACCCCTAatactttgcaaaaaaaaaagtgagaaggtGGCCATTGGTTTAGTATATTATAGAAACTGTTGGATTATATTGGTACTTTGTTTTTgtgaacatttttctctttttaaaaaataaattgttttatgAGATGATTCTCTAGTAGGAGAAAAGGATGAATGTGGGGtgatttaatgttaaaaataatttaattcattttaataaaagaaaatatggggTATAAAAATTAGagagtaaaaaaaagtttaatttcttAAAAGCTTTAAAAGTGAGATGAGAGTTATTGGGAATACAGAATAGATTGAAGAAATTCTCTGatctgtttgaaaaaaaaatggatcccAATTTTATACTGAGGGAATTCCATACACCCAGGTTATGACTgcaacttccttttccattttttttgcctctcCCTACTCACTTTCAATAATTCAAGTGTCctaggaaaaatagaaatgtttttacatttttcaatcaTGAATCAGTGGCATCAGTGAAGGATCTTAATTTCTGAATAATGGGATCAAGTCTTATTGGCACAACATTGGTATTGAATCATGTCTGTCTCTCAGCAAATTTGAACTTCTGGCCAAAATGGATTAGGTAGACACTTTCTTCCTATCAATATAACCCAGGAGAGTTCTGTCAGCATTCACACCACCTTTAAAACATCAGGGATATGAA from Monodelphis domestica isolate mMonDom1 chromosome 4, mMonDom1.pri, whole genome shotgun sequence includes these protein-coding regions:
- the LOC100618253 gene encoding olfactory receptor 51F2-like, which translates into the protein MSSFNNTSSQPLIFLLTGIPGLGAPQMWISIPICLLYAIALSGNSMILFVVIHEQSLHEPMYYFLAMLSATDMGLSICTLSTTLGVFWFNKREINLDACIIQMFFLHGLTFMESGVLLAMAFDRFVAICAPLHYATILTNTKIAQIGVGMLVRDVAVMIPVVLLVKRLSFCQSKVLSHSYCYHVDVIKLSCNDHRINSIMGLFALFSTTGIDCPCILISYVMIIRSVLSIASPEERQKAFNTCVSHISAVAIFYIPLVSLSLVHRYGQKAPPFIHTMMANIFLLIPPVLNPIIYSVKTKQIRKAIFKHFIRMGD